The Allostreptomyces psammosilenae sequence ACCCAGTAGTCCGGCGTGGCACCGCGAAGTCGTCGGTGCAGGGAATCGGCAGCGCGCCACCTTCGGTGACCTTGCCCTGTATTCCCATGAGGTCGTATATGCGGCTTGAATAACTTTCCGGCATGTAGCCCGTTTCCGCATGGGTCGCCGTCAGTTCCATGTTGCGGGCCCTGCTGTTGGTCTCGCGATACTCGATGTCGTCCCACCCGGCCTCGCCGACCTTCTCCCGCAGGTTGTTCATCGCGGTCTCCTGGGTGGCGCCAGAGATCTCGTAAACGGACCACCCGTGAGTGACCCAATAAATGGGATCCAGGCGGAACTCGTCACTACAGGGCATCGGCAGGGCGCCCCCTTCGGTCACCTTTCCCCGTATGCCCATGAGATCGTATATTTGACTGGAATATTCCTCGGCCGCTGTTTCTGCGTCTGCTTGCTCCACGTGTGGGTAGATCCTGGATTCTTCGGTGAAAACAGAACACCCCGTGATCGATGCAAAGAGAGCAGCCGTAGAGATGGAAGCCAGGGTGCTGACGGCCCTTGCGTGCACGATCATTCCCTTGTTCGAATTTTCTCGTGTTTGCTCGTGATCGCGGCAGCCGCGTCACGCTTGTGCACCTCCGGGGCGGGTGTTCACGTTGTGTGCAGCACGTGGGGGCGCTGTGTGCGGTCCTGGGGAGAGGGTCGCAAGGGGCGGTGACGGGGGCATCCGCGCCGCTACTCAGGAAGGGGCTGAGTATCCGTACCCAAGTGGCCGTCAGGTGGGTGGGGTGGCCTGAGGGGGCGGGTGGGGGCGTGGTGGGATGGTGGGGTGAGTGGGGCTGTGGAGGAGAGCAACCGGCGGATGCTGCGGGCGCGGGACGCCATGGACCGGGCGTACGCGGAGCCGCTGGACGTGCCGGCGCTGGCGCGGATCGCGCACGTGTCGGAGGCGCACTTCACGCGCACCTTCCGGGCGACGTTCGGGGAGACGCCGCACCGCTACCTGCAGCGGCGGCGGGTGGAGCGGGCGATGTTCCTGCTGCGGGAGACCGACCGGAGCGTGACGGACATCTGCTTCGAGGTGGGCTTCGGCAGTCCGGGGACGTTCAGCCGGACGTTCCGGGAGATCGTCGGCCGGTCGCCGCGCGAGTACCGCCGGGAGGCGGTGGCGGCGGGCGTGCCGACGTGCTTCACGATGGCGTGGACGCGGCCGATCGACTGAGCAGTTTTGGAT is a genomic window containing:
- a CDS encoding AraC family transcriptional regulator, which codes for MSGAVEESNRRMLRARDAMDRAYAEPLDVPALARIAHVSEAHFTRTFRATFGETPHRYLQRRRVERAMFLLRETDRSVTDICFEVGFGSPGTFSRTFREIVGRSPREYRREAVAAGVPTCFTMAWTRPID